The Kocuria flava nucleotide sequence CAGTTCGTCCTTATCGGCATCGCCGAACATCCCATGCTTTGCGAAGACCGCGAGCGTCGGAACCTGCAGAGCCTCCCACTCCTGCCAGCGCGGTTCATGGACGGCCTCGATCGTGCGCTGCATGACCGAGGCATCGAAGCGCGGCACCAGGCCATCATCGGTCTGAAGAAGGTCGGCCACCCAGGCATTGACGATCGCGTCATCACCGAGGAACCCCCGCGCGGCAGCTTCGTCTTCGAACGGCACCGGCCAGGACTCGAAGTAGCTGCCGAGTCCGGCAGCCTCTCCCGGATCGCCGTTGCCCGCCACGTGCCCTTCCAGCATCACGAGCCCCTCGACCAGGTCTGGCCTCGCCGCCGCGACAAGGAACGCGGTGTGGGCTCCCATCGACTGCCCGACAAGCGTCGCCCGCCGCCCAGGGACGAGTTCCTCAATCACTGCGACGACGTCTCCGACGAAGGCATCGCGCGACAGATCATCGGGAAGCCGCGTGCTCGCGCCGTGCCCCCGCTGGTCTACAAGCAGCACACGATAGCCCGATAGCGCATGCGCCGTGGGCAACAGTTCGCGTGAACTCCCCGCGAGGCCGTGCAACAGTACGACGGTGGGGCCATCGCCACCGAGGTCGGTGACCGCGATCCAGACGCCGTCGGAGCGCAGCACTGTGCGGTCCATCACGTCAAGTGCAGTGGCGTGATCGCCGCGACCATGTCGCGCAGGCCTCGACGCTCGAGCCGCAGCTCATGGTTCGACTGTAAGTTCATCCAAAACTCCTCGGACGTGCCGAAGTAGCGCGCGAGCCGGATAGCTGTGTCCTCACTGATCCCGCGCTTGCCGTGCACGATCTCATTGATCCGGCGCGGGGGCACACCGATCGACACCGCAAGCTTGTTTTGCGTGATCCCGAAATCCTCGATGAAGTCCTCCATCAGGATCTCTCCCGGGTGGATCGTCTCGATCCGATCTGCCTCAGTGGTAGTCGACGAGTTCGACATCTTCCGCACCTCCATCTCTCCAGACGAAGCAGGTCCGGCACTGGGTATTCACGCGGATGCTGTGCTCGCTTCGACGATCGCCAACCAACCTTTTACGACCGATCACCAGGCCCGACCCCGCAGGTCGACCGCACCCACCGGCCAATCGGCGATCTCACCCTCAACCGGCAGGATCAGCAACGGCTGGCCGGGCGGGTCTTCGCGAGGTCGGCCAGACGTATCGATCGAACGCTCCTCAGCAGAGATCCGAGTCCAGCCGCACGAGGCGTAGAACGAGACCACCTCTTCTCGACAGCCGGGATACCCAAATGCGACGCCGTTGGCTCCCCTCATCGACTCCGCAACAGCGCTCATGAGCCGACTCCCGACGCGCTCACCCCTCACAGCATCAGAGATCAGCACTCCCCCGACACCGCCGATCTCGATCTCAGCACCGCCGACGGCTATCGTCCGCCTCGCCCAGCCAACTTGACCGACGATCTCCCCGCCTCTCCGCGCGATGACATGAAGGGCGTGAGGCGCATACCCGTACGGCTTATCGGGGTCCCACTCACCGAAGTCATCCAGGTACTCGGCATCGAAGAGTCGACGCAACCCCTCGAGGTCACTGGACGTCAGTTCCTCGTGCGCAACAATCTCGATCGCGACTTCTGGCATGCTTCCAAGTCTACGGACGTCGTCATCGTGCATCTGGTCAACATCTCGAATCGCAGACGTGCCACTTGCCGACCTCGCGCAGGCCACCCTGAAGAGCCTCGATCAAGAGGAGTTGTAGCTTCAGAGGTTAAACCGCAGAACGAAATTCGACCACGTCGCCGCAGTTAGCGAACGTCTGAAGACTGTCACCTGATGTGCCGGCCACGCACTCGGGCGCGAAGCCGACGTCGATAGCCTCGAGGTCGCCGTACGACTGTCCTTGACCTCGGCCAGCGCCTTCCTCCACCTCGACGCGAGTCAGCTCGCGGATGGGTCTTCGTGCCCCGGCACTCCGACACGTAGCGTTACTCGCACGCATTGCCCCGGTCAAGGTCGTGCGGCACGACGAAGCTGCGTATGGCGTCCGCCTCGTCGATCGCCGCGGCGAACTCCTCCTCGGTGGCCGAGCTCAGCAGCTCGAGGGGCGATCGGTCCGAGCCGTCCACGCCATGGGGCAGGTCCGGGTGCGGCGTCTGCCACCAGTCCAGTAGCGCCCTGGCGACGTCGGTCGGATCCGAGCCTCCGCAGGACCGGGCGAGCGCCTGGTTGATCTCGGCAAGCGCGTCGATGATCTTCCCGTCGCGGAACTGGAAGGCCGGATAGAACTTCGTCCCTCCGAGCTCGACCTCGATCACGACGTTGTGCTTGAGGTAGGTCCGCAGCAGGCTGCGCTGGGCGGCCTTCTTCGCGCGCGCCGCCTGCGCCGGGGTACGTGTCCGCTCCGCGTCGATCACTTCCGCCCCCGTCAGCGATGCGCGGGTCTCGGCGGCGGTCATGCACTCGGCTCGGTCGAGCAGGCTCGCGGCCATCATCGGTGAGCGGTCGAGCGCGAAGGCCCGATCCCAGATCGGGCTGCTCCTCCAACTGTCAGGGAATCCGAGCTGCTCCATGCCGAAGCCGACGGTGCGGGACTTCTCTTCGACGAAGTCGGCCAGGTCCACGACGTCGCCCTTCTCCGGCGCGATGCTCAGCAGGAGGTGGCGCAATACGAGCAGCACTCCGTAGAGCCTGTTGTTCGTCCCTTCTTCCGCGAGCGACGCGAGCAGGTCGTCGGCGTCCTTTCGAGCCTGCCCCGGCGCGTCGATGAGCACATCGAACGCGCGGTTCCACACACGGCCGTAGTGGGCGCAGATGTTCCGCACGTTCCTGAGGTTGTTGAGCCAGTTCCCGAGAGCGCCGCGATCTCCGTGGCCGTCGGCGGTGCGGACCTGGAACCGTGCCGCGAGGATCTCCTGGTCGGGCTGCAGCATCAGGTCGTAGAGGCTGCTCAGCACTCCGAAGGACATCACTTCTGTCGCGACCCAGATGGGCAGGTGCGGACCGTACTGCTGGCGGAAATGTACGACGAAGTCGCCCCGGGCGCGCTGCTCGTGCCGGTCGTACTCCTCGAGCCACTCGCGGTAGGCGGCGGTCGGCTCGGGCGGCGCGCCGGGATCTTCTTGCCTCGTCGCGCCGAGCGCCCAGGGGTGCCTGTGCGCGAACGCGTCGATCCTGCCGAGCCGGTGGCCGATGAAGAACCGGAAGGCCGTCTCGACGGTACTGAGGACGTCGCCGAGGCGCATGCGCAGCTCGTGGTCGAACTCGTACAGCGAGACCACGTGCGCGAGGCCGGTCCCGGGCACGAACGTGTCCAGGCGGATCTCGCGGTGCTCTTCGTCGAACCGGGGCGCAGGAGGAGCGGGCCGGTCGCGGTAGAGGTGCCAGTAACCCGAGAGCCGGTAGTAGCCGTATCGCTGCAGGACCTCGGCCGCGTAGGCGTTGTCTCCGCAGTCCATGCCGCGCCCGCGCAGCCGGCGGATCTGCTCGGGGACCGTGAGGAACGGCTTGGCGTAGGTGCTGTTCGGGGTCGTCACGTGCGCATCGTCCTGGTGTCCCCGGCACCCGGGGGTAGAAAGAGAACAGGCCCGCGTCTCATCTAGAGAAGCGAGCCTGTCGTGTTACTTCGAGGATACGGGTTCCACCTGCGCAGGTCAAACACTGCTCGGTCGCTCAGCGTCGGCAGCTCCGGGCACTGCTTGCCCCGGCCACGACCTCGGTGCTGGAACCAACGCGCTGGTGAAGCGCCCTGGGTTCCGTTAGGGAGGCAGTCGGCTCCTGCGGAGGTTCCGCAGGGGCCGGTTAAAAGCGAAGGTCAGCGCCATTAACGCTCAGCAACTGATGGTAGATCGGAACTCACCCATCGGACCCAAACGGGGGCCGAGAAGATAAAATCCCTGGTCAGAGGCGATTCTTAGACATTGAACCGGAACTCCACCACGTCGCCGTCGCGCATGACGTAGTCCTTGCCCTCGATCCGGACCTTGCCCGCGGCCTTGGCCTCGGCCATGGATCCGGCGGCGTCGAGGTCCTCGAAGGAGACGATCTCGGCCTTGATGAACCCGCGCTCGAAGTCGGTGTGGATCACCCCGGCGGCCTGCGGGGCGGTGGCGCCCACGGGGATGGTCCAGGCGCGGGACTCCTTGGGCCCGGCGGTGAGGTAGGTCTGCAGCCCGAGGGTAGAGAAGCCGACCCGGGCGAGCTTGTCGAGGCCGGCCTCGTCCTGCCCGGACATCTCCAGCATCTCGCGGGCCTCCTCTTCGTCCAGCTCCACGAGCTCGGCCTCGAGCTTGGCGTCGAGGAACACGGCGTCGGCCGGCGCCACGAGCTCCCGCAGCTCCTGCTGCTTCGCCTCGTCGCCGAGCACGCCGTCGTCGGCGTTGAAGACGTAGATGAAGGGCTTGGCGGTGAGCAGGCTCAGGTCGCGCAGCTGCTCGACCTCCAGCTTCTCCTTCTCCGCGGACGCGAAGATCGTGTCCCCGCGCTCGAGGATCTCCTGCGCCTGTTGCATCGCGGCGAGCTTGGCGGGGTCGGCCTTCTTGATCTTCACCTGCTTCTCCAGGCGCGGGATCGCGTTCTCCAGGGTCTGGAGGTCCGCGAGGATCAGCTCGGTGTTGATGGTCTCCATGTCGGAGGCGGGGTTCACCTCGCCGTCGACGTGGATCACGTCCGGGTCGTCGAAGGCGCGCACGACCTGGGCGATCGCCTGGGCCTCGCGGATGTTGGCGAGGAACTGGTTGCCCAGCCCCTCCCCCTCGGAGGCGCCCTTGACGATGCCGGCGATGTCCACGAAGGAGACGGTGGCGGGCAGGATCCGCTCGGAGCCGAAGATCTCGGCCAGCCGGTCCAGGCGCGGGTCCGGCAGGTTGACCACGCCGATGTTCGGCTCGATGGTCGCGAACGGGTAGTTCGCCGCCAGGACGGTGTTGCGGGTCAGCGCGTTGAACAGGGTGGACTTGCCGACGTTGGGCAGTCCGACGATTCCGATAGTAAGAGCCACGGGAGTCCATCCTACCGGCCGCCCGCGGCCGGTGCCCGCCGGTGCCGGGGCTCGGGAACGGTGCACTGCGGCCGGCTCCTCCCGGGGACGGGTGGGCACCGTCGAGGACGGGGCCGGGACCGCGCTCGGCCGCCCGCGGGCTGCCTCCGCCGGCGGCCGGGCCCCCGAACCGGGATCCTGGGCGTGTCGCGGCCCGCGCGGCGTGCGGGACGGCCCGCCGTGGCGCAGAGTCGTCCCATGAGCTACTCCCCCGCCACCCGCCCGACCGCGAGTCCCGCCGAGGCCCCGGCCGTCGAGGTCGCCGGCGCCCGGAAGGGCTTCGGGCGCGGCGGGCAGCGGGTGCGGGCCGTGGACGGCGTGGACCTGCGCGTGGGGCGCGGTGAGGTCGTCGCGCTGCTCGGGCCCAACGGCGCCGGGAAGACCACCCTCCTCGACATGGTGCTCGGCTTCACGGACCCCGACGAGGGCACCGTGCGGACCCTCGGCGCCGCGCCGCGGCAGAGCGTGCGGGCCGGGCGGATCGGCGCGGTCCTGCAGACGGGCGGGCTGCTCGACGACCTGTCCGTGCGGGAGACCGTGGCCATGGTCGCGACGCTGCACCGGGACCCCCTGCCCGTGGACGAGGCCCTGGAGCGGGCCGGGGCCGCCGGGTTCGCGCGGCGGAAGGTCTCCCGGTGCTCGGGCGGGCAGCAGCAGCGGCTGCGCTTCGCCCTGGCCCTGCTGCCCGAGCCGGACCTGCTGGTCCTCGACGAGCCCACCGCGGGCATGGACGTGCGCGCCCGGCGCGAGTTCTGGGCCGCGATGCACGCCGAGGCGGAGCGCGGCCGGACGGTCGTGTTCGCGACCCACTACCTCGACGAGGCCGAGGAGTTCGCCGTGCGCACCGTGGTGCTCAAGGACGGGCGCGTCGTGGCCGACGCCGCCACCGCCGAGGTCCGGGCCCTGGCCGGCACCCGCGTGGTCAGCTTCCGCTGGACGGGTCCCCGGCCCGTCGTCGTCCCCGGGGCGAGCCCACTGGACCCGGCCGGCGGGCGGGTGCGGCTCACCGGCCCCGACACGGACGCGATCGCCCGCCACCTGCTCGCGACCCCGCACGCCCGCGAGCTCGAGATCGCCCACGCCGGTCTCGAGGAGGCCTTCCTGGGCCTCACCGCCGACCGACCGCACCCGCCGACGAGCCGTCCCGAGCAAGGAGCACCGTGAGCCTCGCCTACGCCGCCCACGACCTGCGCCGCAACGTGCGCATGGTCTCCAGCACGTTCTTCGTCGTGGTGCTGCCCGCCGTGCTGTACGTGATGTTCACGGCGCTGGGGGACTTCTCCGACCTGCCGGTGGGCCACGGCAACGCCGGCGGGTACAACATGATCTCCATGGCGGTCTACGGGGCCGTGACCGCGACGACCTCGATCGCCGGCGCCGCCGCCGTGGAGCAGGCCCGGGGGTGGGGACGGCAGCTCGGGCTCACCCCCGCGCCGCGGCACGGGTACGTGGTGGCCAAGGTGGCCGTGGCCCTGGCCATGGCGGTCCTGCCCGTGCTCGCGGTCTACGCCGTGGGGGCCCTCACCGGCGCCGAGCTGGGCGGCTGGCGCTGGCCCGCGACCGGGGCGATCGTCGTGGCCGGGTCCTCGGTGTTCGCCCTCTACGGCCTGGCGGCCGGGCTGCTGTTCCGCTCCGAGTCGGCGGTCAGCGCCGCCTCCGGGCTGCTGGTGGTGCTCAGCTTCTTCGGCAACCTCTTCGTCCCGCTCTCCGGTCTCATGCTCGAGATCGCCCGGTTCACCCCGCTCTACGGCCTGGCCGGGCTGGCCCGGTACCCGCTCGTGGAGGGCGACGTCGTGGCCACGAGCGGGCCGCCGGTGGAGTCCGACCCCCTGTGGGCGCTGGTGCTGAACACCGGGGTGTGGACCGCGGTGTTCGCCGCCGTGGTGCTGCTGGCCCTGCGCCGCACCACGGTGCGCCGCTGAGGCCGCGTGCCCCGCGCGGTGCCGCTGCCGTGCGGTGTCCGGCGGGCGTGCCACACTGCTGGGCATGACCGTCAGCCTCGCCGTCGTCCTCGTCCTGCTCGCCCTGCTGGTGGGGGCCCTCCTGGGCACCGTCGTGGCACGGTCCCGGGCCGCCCGGGACGCGCGGGCGGGCGAGGAGGAGCGTGCCGGACTGCAGGCGGAGCTCGCCGCCGTCCAGGACCGGCTCGTGGACCTGGCCGCCGAGCGCGCCGCCGCCGTCGAGGCCCGCGCCCAGCTCGAGGACCGGCTGCGGGACGCCGACGCCCGCTCCGTGCAGGACAACAACGTGCTGCGGGCCCTCGCGCCGGTGGCCCACCAGCTGCGCTCGGTCGAGGAGCACGTGGCGGCGCTCGAGCGGGACCGCGCCGAGCAGTACGGGGGCATCGCCCAGGCCCTGGCCCACACCCGCGAGGTGGGCGACCACCTGCGGACCGCGACCACGTCGCTGTCCTCGGCGCTGCGCTCCGGCTCGGCCCGGGGCACGTGGGGCGAGGTGCAGCTGCGCCGCGTGGTCGAGGCCGCCGGCATGACCGCCCACGTCGACTTCCGGGAGCAGGTGGCCTCCACCGGCACCACCGCGGACGGCGAGCGCAGCGCGATCCGCCCGGACATGGTCGTGCACCTGCCGGGGGGCCGCGACATCGTCCTGGACGCCAAGGCGCCCCTGGCCGCCTACCTGCGCGCCCAGGACGCCGGGGACGACGCCGGACGCCGGGCGCAGCTCACCGCCCACGCCAAGGCCGTGCGCGGGCACGTGGACGCGCTGGCCTCGAAGAAGTACTGGGAGGCGCGGGAGTCCTCCCCCGAGCTCGTGCTGTGCTTCCTGCCCGCCGAGTCGGCGCTGTCCGCGGCCCTGGACGCGGACCCGACCCTGCTGGACCACGCCGCGGGCCGCAACGTGGCGCTCGTCTCGCCGGTCTCGCTGCTGGCCTCGCTCAAGGCCGTCGCGTTCACGTGGCGCCAGCACGGGCTGGCGGAGAACGCCAAGGAGCTCTTCGACCTCTCCCGGCAGCTCTACGAGCGGCTGGGCACGGTCGGCAAGCACCTCGACGACATGGGGCGGTCGCTGCAGAAGTCGGTCGAGACCTACAACCGGCTGGCCGGTTCCGTGGAGACCCGGGTGTTCCCCACGGCACGGCGGATCAACGACCTCGACCCCACGCTGGCCGAGGACGACCGGCTGAGCACGTCCCCGCTCGTGGTGGCGCCGCGGCCGCTCACGGCCCCGGAGTTCACCGGGGCGGTGCAGCCGCCGGAGCAGCTCGACGAGCGCGCGGCGGGCTGAGCGGACGGGTGCGCCCGCGGCTCAGCGGGTGGGGCGCGCCCCGCGGCCGCCGAGCCGGTGGGAGGTGTCCCCGGCCGCGGTGAGCCGGGCGCGCAGCTCCTTGGGCAGGGAGAACAGGACGTCCTCCTCGGCGGTGACGACCTCCTCGACGTCGCCGTAGCCGTACTCGGCGAGCAGGCGCAGCACGTCCTGGACGAGGACCTCCGGCACGGAGGCCCCGGAGGTCACGCCCACCGTGGCGACGCCCTCGAACCACGCCTCGTCCACCTGGTTGGCGAAGTCCACGCGCTCGGCGCGGCGGGCGCCGTACTCGAGGGCGACCTCCTTCAGCCGCACGGAGTTCGAGGAGTTCGCCGAGCCGACCACGATCACGAGGTCGGCGTCCGGGGCGATCCTCTTGATCGCGGTCTGCCGGTTGGAGGTCGCGTAGCAGATGTCGTCGCTGGGCGGGTCCTGCAGGGAGGGGAAGCGCTCGCGCAGCCGCTGGACGGTCTCCAGGGTCTCGTCGACGCTCAGCGTCGTCTGGGACAGCCACACGACCCGCTCCGGGTCCCGGACCACGACCCGGTCGACCTCGTCGGGGCTGTTGACGACCTGGATGTGCTCGGGGGCCTCCCCCGCGGTGCCCTCGACCTCCTCGTGGCCGTCGTGGCCGATGAGCAGGATGTCGTAGTCGTTGCGCGCGAAGCGCACGGCCTCGCGGTGGACCTTGGTGACCAGCGGGCAGGTGGCGTCGATGGTGCGCAGCTCGCGCTCCTTCGCGGACTCCACGACGGCCGGGGAGACGCCGTGGGCCGAGAAGATCAGCAGCGACCCCTCGGGGACCTCGTCCGTCTCCTCGACGAACACCGCGCCCTGCTCCTCCAGGGAGGAGACGACGAACTTGTTGTGCACGATCTCCTTGCGCACGTACACGGGCGCCCCGTAGTGCTCCAGCGCCTTCTCCACCGCGATCACGGCGCGGTCCACCCCGGCGCAGTAGCCGCGGGGGGACGCGAGCAGCACCTTCCGCGGGCCGGCCACGGGCGCGGCGGCGGCCACCTCCTCCGGCGAGCGCCGCCGGCGGGGGACGGTGGGCATGGCGAGGTCAACGGTCGTGGGCATGGCTCCCATGCTACGCGGTGGTCCGCCTCCGGCGCCGTGACACGGACGACACCACGACCGCCCCGGCCACGCCCACGGCGCCCGTGATACCGGCGGCCCAGGCGGCCGCGAGCATCCGCTCGGCGAGCGAGTGGGTGAGCAGCTCGAGGACGCGGTCGGAGACCAGCCACACCAGCGGGTCCGCGCCCAGCGGGCCCGAGATCCGGCGCACCACCTCCTGCGCGGCGGCCCAGACCAGTCCCAGCCCGGCGAGGGAGCCCAGGCCCAGCACCCCGAGCACGGCGAAGCGGTGCCGGGCGACCAGCAGGGCCAGCACCCCGAGGACCACGGCGGCCGCCGTCAGCGGCACGGTCAGGTCGGTCAGGCGGGTGCCCGTCTCGATCATCCGGCCCGTCCCGGACCCGGGCACCGTCAGCCGGCCCTCGCGCTCGGCCAGCCCCAGGTCCCGCCCGAGGGCGTCCTGCAGGGCGGCGTCGGCGGCCCGCAGCAGCGGCTGGACGTCCAGGACCAGGTCCTCCGGCGGTGTCCCCCCGTCCTGCGGCACGTTCGCCGCGTGCGTGCGCACGAGCGCGTCGCGCCAGGCCTGCTGGTAGGCCGGCTGGGCGGAGAGCCCCGCGGCCGCGTCGCCGGCCTTCCGTGCGGTGTCGGCCACGATCCGGTCCAGGAAGCCGATGCCCGAGCTGCGCTCCCCCAGCACGGTCCCGACCGCCCGCCGCACCGCCGCGCGGGCGAGGTCCTCCTGGAACTGCGCGTCCTCGGCGAGCACCCCGGCGGTGCGCGTGAAGCCCTCCTGCGACACGACCGTGTCCTCGGCCCAGTGCAGGGGCACGAGGACCGCGACCAGACCGGCCGCGGCGAGGGCGAGCACCGTGCCGAGGCCGGTGCGCAGGACGGTGGGGGCCCGTCGTCGGGCACGGGGGGAGGCGGGGGAGGTCACCGCACCACTGTACGCAGGGGTGCCGCGACCCCGGTGGACGCGGGCGGTGCCGCGTCGGCCACGGGTGGTAAGCATGGACCATGACCTTCGCCCAGCCGCAGCAGGAGCCCCCCGGGGGACAGGAGCGGGAGCTGCCCGCCCGCGCCGACCGCACGACGCCGGAGAACCCGTGGCCGCTGCGGCTGCTCTCGGAGAACCTGCACGCCTACATCGCCCGGTGCGCCCCGACCTGGGTCGAGGGCCAGATCATCGAGCTCAACCGCCGGGCGCGGGTCACCTACGTGACCCTGCGCGACGTCGAGGACGAGATCTCGGTGCCGGTGACCCTCTTCGCCGCGGAGACCGCCCACCTCGACCGCCCCCTCGAGAAGGGCATGCGGGTCGTGGCCCAGCTCAAGCCCGACTTCTGGACGAAGACCGGCCGGCTGTCGATGCTCGGGCGCGGGATCCGCCCCGTGGGCCTGGGGGACCTGCTCGAGCGGCTGGAGCGGCTGCGCCGCGCGCTGGGCGAGGAGGGGCTCTTCGATCCCGCGCGCAAGAAGCCCCTGCCGCTGCTGCCCCGGCGGATCGGGCTCGTGACGGGGCGCAACTCGGACGCCGAGAAGGACGTCGTGCGCAACGCGACGCTGCGCTGGCCCGCCGTGCGCTTCGAGATCCGCGAGGTCGCCGTGCAGGGCGCGGGCGCGGTCCGGGCGGTGACCCGGGCCCTCCAGGAGCTCGACGCGCACCCGGAGGTCGACGTCGTGGTGATCGCCCGCGGCGGCGGGTCCTTCGAGGACCTGCTGGCCTTCAGCGACGAGTCGCTCGTGCGCGCCGTGGCCGCCGCCCGCACCCCCGTGGTCAGCGCCATCGGGCACGAGAACGACCAGCCGCTGCTGGACTGGGTGGCCGACCTGCGGGCCTCCACCCCCACCGACGCCGGCAAGCGCATCGTCCCCGACGTCGTCGAGGAGCGCGCCGGGGTCGCCCGCGCCCGCGCCTCCCTCGACCGGGCCGTGCGCTCCTTCCTGGACCGGGAGGCCTCCGGACTCGCGGCCGTGCGCTCCCGTCCGGCCCTGGCCCAGCCCGAGAGCATGCTGCTGCTGCGCGAGGAGGACGTCGACCGGCTGCGCACCCGGGCGCTGGCCGCCGTCGACGCCCGCGCCCTGCGCGAGCGCGACGCCGTGCGCCACCTGCGCGCCCGGGTGCGCGCCCTGTCCCCGCAGGAGACGCTCCAGCGCGGCTACGCGGTGGTCGTCGACGGCACGGGCGCCGTGGTCGCCGACGCCGCCGCGGTGCGGCCCGGGGACGCCCTGGGCGTGCGCCTGGCGGCCGGCGAGCTGGGCGTGCGCGCCGAGACGGTCTCCGCCCGGCGCCCGGGCGAGCGCCCCGGTCCCGTCCCCGAGGAGGCGTCCGGCGGTGCCGGCCGGCACCGCCCACCTGCTGCTCCGGCCGCAGGTGCGGCGCACCCCGGTCCCGTGCCGGAGGACGCGGCCGACGGCGCCGGCCGGGGCACCGGCCCTGCCGCTCCCGCCGGGAGCCCAGCACAGCCCGGTCCCGTGCCGGAGGACGCCCCCGGCCCCGCGTGAGCCCGTGTCGCGCGCCGGGCCGCCCGGCTCCCCCGCTCCCGAGATCCACCGTTCCCCGTCCCACCGCACGAGAGGCCGCACCCATGGCGAGCACCGACCACCCCGCAGCACCCGACCTGACCGACATCGAGACCATGGGCTACGAGCAGGCCCGGGAGGAACTGGTCCAGGTCGTCTCCCGGCTCGAGGCCGGCGGCACGTCCCTCGAGGAGTCCCTGGCCCTGTGGGAGCGCGGGGAGGCCCTGGCCGCCCGGTGCGAGCAGTGGCTCGACGGCGCCCGGGAGCGGCTCGAGGCCGCCCGGGCCCGCCGCGCCGAGGCCGGTGAGGCCCCGGAGGCCGGCGACCAGGGCTGAGGCCCGGCGCGGGCGCTCAGCCGCGCTCGAGCGCCCGCCGCATCCGCGCCACGTCGTAGTCGGGGGCGGGCCAGTCGAGGTCGAGGCCGTCCAGCGCGGTGATCAGCAGGTCCTGGACCACCGCCCGGGCGTACCACTTCCGGTCCGTGGGCACCACGTACCAGGGGGCGTGGTCGGCGTCGGTCGCCGCGATCGCGCGCTCGTAGGCGGCCTGGTAGTCGTCCCACCGCTGCCGGGCCTCGAGGTCGGAGGGGTCGAACTTCCACTGCTTCGTGCGGTCCGCCAGCCGGGCCAGGAGGTTCTCGCGCTGCTCCGCGAGGCCGATGTGCAGGAAGACCTTGACCACGATCGTGCCGTCCTCGGCCAGCTCCTGCTCGAACTCGCGGATCTCGGCGTAGCGGCGCTCGAGCTGCCGGCCCCCCAGCGCCCCGTGCACCACGGGCACGAGCACGTCCTCGTAGTGGGAGCGGTCGAAGGCCCCGATCACGCCCGGGCGCGGCAGCTGCCGCCGGACCCGCACGAGGAAGTGCTGGGCGGCCTCCTCCGGGGTGGGCCGCCCGAAGCCGTGGGTGTGCACGCCGTGCGGGCTCAGCCCGCCCAGCACGTGCTGGAGGATCCCGCCCTTGCCGGAGGTGTCCATCCCCTGGAGCACGAGCAGCACCCGGTGCCGGGCCCCGGCCGTCGCGTTGGCGTAGATCAGCCGCTGCAGCCGGGACAGCTCCGGCTCACGGCCCGCGCGCAGGGCCGTGCCCAGCTTCTTGCCCCCGGCGAAGCCCGGGGTCGCGGAGGTGTCCACCGCCGCGAGGGAGAGTCCGGGGCGGGCGCGCAGCAGCGTGCGGACGTCCTGCGCGAAGCCGG carries:
- a CDS encoding exodeoxyribonuclease VII small subunit, with protein sequence MASTDHPAAPDLTDIETMGYEQAREELVQVVSRLEAGGTSLEESLALWERGEALAARCEQWLDGARERLEAARARRAEAGEAPEAGDQG
- a CDS encoding PPK2 family polyphosphate kinase; this translates as MSEHGTRPAPGFAQDVRTLLRARPGLSLAAVDTSATPGFAGGKKLGTALRAGREPELSRLQRLIYANATAGARHRVLLVLQGMDTSGKGGILQHVLGGLSPHGVHTHGFGRPTPEEAAQHFLVRVRRQLPRPGVIGAFDRSHYEDVLVPVVHGALGGRQLERRYAEIREFEQELAEDGTIVVKVFLHIGLAEQRENLLARLADRTKQWKFDPSDLEARQRWDDYQAAYERAIAATDADHAPWYVVPTDRKWYARAVVQDLLITALDGLDLDWPAPDYDVARMRRALERG
- the xseA gene encoding exodeoxyribonuclease VII large subunit encodes the protein MTFAQPQQEPPGGQERELPARADRTTPENPWPLRLLSENLHAYIARCAPTWVEGQIIELNRRARVTYVTLRDVEDEISVPVTLFAAETAHLDRPLEKGMRVVAQLKPDFWTKTGRLSMLGRGIRPVGLGDLLERLERLRRALGEEGLFDPARKKPLPLLPRRIGLVTGRNSDAEKDVVRNATLRWPAVRFEIREVAVQGAGAVRAVTRALQELDAHPEVDVVVIARGGGSFEDLLAFSDESLVRAVAAARTPVVSAIGHENDQPLLDWVADLRASTPTDAGKRIVPDVVEERAGVARARASLDRAVRSFLDREASGLAAVRSRPALAQPESMLLLREEDVDRLRTRALAAVDARALRERDAVRHLRARVRALSPQETLQRGYAVVVDGTGAVVADAAAVRPGDALGVRLAAGELGVRAETVSARRPGERPGPVPEEASGGAGRHRPPAAPAAGAAHPGPVPEDAADGAGRGTGPAAPAGSPAQPGPVPEDAPGPA
- a CDS encoding 4-hydroxy-3-methylbut-2-enyl diphosphate reductase, with product MPTTVDLAMPTVPRRRRSPEEVAAAAPVAGPRKVLLASPRGYCAGVDRAVIAVEKALEHYGAPVYVRKEIVHNKFVVSSLEEQGAVFVEETDEVPEGSLLIFSAHGVSPAVVESAKERELRTIDATCPLVTKVHREAVRFARNDYDILLIGHDGHEEVEGTAGEAPEHIQVVNSPDEVDRVVVRDPERVVWLSQTTLSVDETLETVQRLRERFPSLQDPPSDDICYATSNRQTAIKRIAPDADLVIVVGSANSSNSVRLKEVALEYGARRAERVDFANQVDEAWFEGVATVGVTSGASVPEVLVQDVLRLLAEYGYGDVEEVVTAEEDVLFSLPKELRARLTAAGDTSHRLGGRGARPTR